The following coding sequences are from one Novosphingobium sp. KACC 22771 window:
- the trpA gene encoding tryptophan synthase subunit alpha, with product MTDRLSAAFEKGRPALVTFITGGDPTPDATPAILDALVAGGADVIELGMPFTDPMADGAAIQAANLRALAAGTRTADIFRIAKDFRARHPEVPLVLMGYANPMIARGPQWFAEQCAEAGVDGIICVDIPSEEDPEIGPALRAHGISFIRLATPTTDLARLPAVVDGSSGFLYYVSVAGVTGKQQAAVDTIKEAMARIKSGTNLPIAVGFGVRTPEQAAAFAAYAEGVVVGSALVELVAQHGADAAGPVRELTAALADAVHNAKALA from the coding sequence ATGACCGACCGCCTTTCTGCCGCCTTTGAAAAGGGCCGCCCTGCCCTCGTCACGTTCATCACCGGAGGCGACCCGACGCCGGATGCCACGCCCGCTATCCTTGACGCGCTGGTCGCGGGCGGGGCGGATGTGATCGAACTGGGCATGCCCTTTACCGATCCGATGGCCGATGGCGCGGCGATTCAGGCGGCCAATCTGCGCGCGCTGGCCGCCGGAACGCGCACCGCAGACATCTTTCGCATTGCCAAGGATTTCCGCGCGCGGCATCCGGAAGTGCCGCTGGTGCTGATGGGCTATGCCAATCCGATGATTGCGCGAGGCCCCCAATGGTTTGCCGAGCAATGCGCCGAGGCGGGCGTTGACGGCATCATCTGCGTCGATATTCCCAGCGAGGAAGACCCCGAAATTGGCCCTGCCCTGCGCGCCCATGGCATCAGCTTCATTCGCCTTGCCACGCCCACGACCGATCTGGCGCGGCTTCCGGCCGTGGTCGATGGTTCGTCGGGCTTCCTCTATTACGTTTCGGTCGCGGGCGTAACGGGCAAGCAGCAGGCCGCTGTCGACACGATCAAGGAAGCCATGGCCCGCATCAAGTCGGGCACCAACCTGCCCATCGCGGTCGGCTTTGGTGTGCGCACGCCCGAGCAAGCCGCCGCTTTTGCCGCCTATGCCGAAGGCGTGGTGGTGGGCAGCGCGCTGGTCGAACTGGTGGCGCAGCATGGGGCCGACGCCGCAGGCCCAGTGCGCGAATTGACCGCCGCCTTGGCAGATGCCGTCC
- a CDS encoding YnbE family lipoprotein: MKRNTLTRRPAVAKDSRMDQRETCHGKAKGPDGRLWPALQEVWRKRPVRLGVSVLSLGMVAALSGCITVSAPDKPIVIELNINIKQEVIYRLAADAGKTIDNNKDIF; this comes from the coding sequence ATGAAGCGTAATACATTGACCCGCCGCCCCGCCGTTGCAAAAGATTCCCGTATGGACCAGCGGGAAACATGTCATGGTAAGGCGAAGGGGCCGGACGGACGTCTGTGGCCAGCCTTGCAGGAGGTGTGGCGCAAACGACCCGTCCGGCTGGGGGTTTCGGTTCTATCGCTGGGCATGGTCGCCGCGCTTTCGGGGTGCATTACCGTGAGCGCGCCGGACAAGCCGATCGTGATCGAGCTGAACATCAACATCAAACAGGAAGTCATCTATCGTCTGGCCGCGGATGCGGGCAAAACGATTGATAACAATAAGGATATCTTCTGA
- a CDS encoding GNAT family N-acetyltransferase, translated as MVRLATHDDLPALHALVESAYRGDSARGGWTHEADLLEGQRTSQGELAQVVDDPESRVLLMHRDGVLIGTVTVTRRPGGVAYMGMLCVDPALQAGGLGRGLIAAAEECAQREFGADIMEMTVVSARGELVSYYERRGYAQTGEIRPFPLPQFDHLSMVVLTKALN; from the coding sequence ATGGTCCGCCTTGCCACGCATGATGACCTGCCCGCGCTGCATGCGCTGGTGGAAAGCGCCTATCGCGGCGATTCGGCGCGCGGGGGCTGGACTCATGAGGCCGACCTGCTGGAAGGGCAGCGCACCTCGCAGGGCGAACTGGCGCAGGTGGTGGATGATCCCGAGAGCAGGGTTCTGCTGATGCATCGCGACGGCGTGCTGATCGGCACGGTTACAGTCACGCGGCGCCCGGGCGGGGTGGCCTATATGGGCATGCTCTGCGTCGATCCGGCGTTGCAGGCGGGCGGTTTGGGGCGCGGCCTGATCGCCGCCGCCGAGGAATGCGCCCAGCGCGAATTCGGCGCAGACATCATGGAAATGACCGTTGTATCGGCGCGCGGCGAACTGGTCTCTTATTACGAAAGGCGCGGCTATGCCCAGACCGGCGAGATCCGCCCCTTTCCCCTGCCTCAATTCGACCATCTCTCGATGGTGGTGCTGACCAAGGCGCTGAACTGA
- a CDS encoding phosphoribosylanthranilate isomerase — MARIGIKICGISDRASLDAAIAAGADHIGLVFFAKSPRNVGIEQAAALVRHAAGRAKIVGLFVDPEEAFLAQARQAIGLDVIQLHGKESPARVAQVMAGHGLPVWKAIGVRKTADLDAARAYRGATRVLFDAKPPEGADLPGGTGLRIDWSLMAGYRHSIPWILAGGLDPRNVGEAIAATGADFVDVSSGVERAPGVKDAEKIAAFCEAVRAAG; from the coding sequence ATGGCGCGCATCGGCATCAAAATCTGCGGCATTTCCGACCGCGCCAGTCTGGACGCGGCCATTGCTGCGGGCGCGGATCACATCGGGCTGGTGTTCTTCGCTAAGAGCCCGCGCAATGTCGGCATTGAACAGGCCGCCGCCTTGGTGCGTCATGCGGCGGGGCGGGCCAAGATCGTCGGCCTGTTTGTCGATCCCGAAGAAGCGTTTCTGGCGCAGGCGCGCCAAGCCATCGGCCTCGACGTGATCCAGTTGCACGGCAAGGAAAGCCCGGCCCGCGTGGCGCAGGTCATGGCAGGCCATGGATTGCCGGTGTGGAAGGCGATCGGGGTGCGCAAGACCGCCGATCTGGACGCGGCGCGCGCCTATCGGGGCGCGACCCGCGTGCTGTTCGATGCCAAGCCGCCCGAGGGCGCGGATCTGCCGGGCGGCACAGGTCTGCGTATCGATTGGTCGCTGATGGCGGGCTATCGCCATTCCATACCGTGGATTTTGGCGGGCGGCCTCGACCCCCGCAATGTTGGCGAAGCGATTGCGGCCACGGGCGCGGATTTTGTTGACGTCTCATCGGGCGTTGAAAGGGCGCCGGGGGTCAAGGATGCCGAAAAAATCGCCGCCTTTTGCGAGGCGGTGCGGGCCGCAGGCTGA
- the radC gene encoding RadC family protein, whose translation MNPAPPSGEKLQQIAHDPSGHRARLRKRLLDGGEGALADHEIIEYLLMTAIPRRDTKPLARSLLARFGSLAGVFNADSAALAAHPGMGETSAAAIRIVAMATRRFARHQVSEQPILTTWQTLISYLTVDMAHLKVERVRALYLDTKNRLIRDEHLGDGSLDEAAIHPREVIRKALDLGAASMILVHNHPSGSPEPSRADIQITQRIAEAGHHLGIAVHDHVVIGLEGHVSLRQRGLL comes from the coding sequence CTGAATCCCGCCCCGCCCTCGGGCGAAAAGCTGCAACAGATCGCGCATGATCCCTCGGGCCATCGCGCGCGTTTGCGCAAGCGGTTGCTGGATGGCGGCGAAGGGGCGCTGGCCGATCATGAGATCATCGAATATCTGTTGATGACCGCCATTCCCCGGCGCGACACCAAGCCGCTGGCGCGCAGCCTGTTGGCGCGGTTCGGGTCGCTGGCGGGGGTGTTCAATGCCGATTCGGCCGCGCTGGCCGCGCATCCGGGCATGGGCGAGACCAGCGCCGCGGCCATCCGCATTGTCGCGATGGCCACGCGCCGTTTTGCCCGCCATCAGGTCAGCGAGCAGCCGATTTTGACCACATGGCAGACGCTGATCTCCTATTTGACCGTGGATATGGCGCATCTCAAGGTCGAGCGGGTGCGCGCGCTCTATCTGGACACCAAGAACCGGCTGATCCGCGACGAGCATCTGGGCGACGGCAGTCTGGACGAGGCCGCGATCCACCCGCGCGAGGTGATCCGCAAGGCGCTGGATCTCGGGGCCGCCTCGATGATTTTGGTGCATAATCACCCCTCCGGTTCGCCCGAGCCAAGCCGGGCCGATATCCAGATCACGCAGAGGATCGCCGAGGCCGGACACCATCTGGGCATTGCGGTGCATGATCATGTCGTCATCGGGCTTGAGGGGCATGTCTCGCTGCGCCAGCGCGGCCTCTTATAA
- the pyrF gene encoding orotidine-5'-phosphate decarboxylase, translating to MNHNPIYVALDLPRLDAAEALARRIKDHVGGIKLGLEFFCAHGHHGVHELAKVGLPIFLDLKLHDIPNTVAGAMQAIHVLQPAIVTVHASGGRAMLEDAKAAAGEHTKVVAVTVLTSLDDDDMSAIGYANRASDQALRLAELAHSAGVDGIVCSGHEVGDIRRQWKDGFFVVPGLRPSDGVLGDQKRAVTPRAARDAGASVLVIGRPITRAEDPVAAARAIEGTL from the coding sequence ATGAATCATAATCCGATCTATGTCGCCCTCGACCTGCCCCGCCTTGATGCCGCCGAAGCGCTGGCGCGGCGGATCAAGGACCATGTGGGCGGGATCAAGCTGGGGCTGGAATTCTTCTGCGCCCATGGCCACCACGGCGTGCATGAACTGGCCAAGGTCGGCCTGCCGATCTTTCTCGATCTGAAATTGCACGATATTCCCAATACGGTGGCGGGCGCGATGCAGGCCATCCATGTGCTGCAACCGGCCATCGTCACGGTCCACGCCTCGGGCGGGCGGGCGATGCTTGAGGATGCCAAGGCCGCGGCGGGCGAGCATACGAAGGTGGTGGCCGTGACCGTGCTGACCAGCCTTGACGATGATGACATGAGCGCCATCGGCTATGCTAACCGCGCCAGCGATCAGGCACTGCGTCTGGCCGAACTGGCCCATAGCGCGGGCGTCGACGGCATCGTGTGTTCGGGCCATGAGGTGGGCGATATCCGCCGCCAGTGGAAGGACGGCTTCTTTGTCGTGCCGGGCCTGCGCCCCTCCGATGGCGTATTGGGCGATCAAAAGCGTGCGGTCACACCGCGCGCCGCGCGCGATGCGGGGGCCTCTGTGCTGGTCATCGGCCGCCCGATCACGCGGGCCGAAGACCCGGTGGCCGCCGCGCGCGCCATTGAAGGCACGCTGTAA
- a CDS encoding YdbL family protein has product MSRVFASVSPFLAAALLVPVMAGGALAQVRDPAYAAARSAGQVGEMPTGYLGIVGASSPELKRIVDDINIKRKAVYAERAQAQHATVEEYAFTTGCKLVMQTQPGEKYQTPDGSWQVRGAGAPVRDSRCPA; this is encoded by the coding sequence ATGTCGCGCGTTTTTGCTTCTGTATCGCCCTTTTTGGCCGCCGCGCTGCTGGTTCCGGTGATGGCGGGCGGCGCCTTGGCGCAGGTTCGCGATCCGGCCTATGCCGCCGCGCGTTCGGCTGGACAGGTGGGGGAAATGCCGACCGGTTATCTGGGGATTGTTGGCGCTTCCTCGCCCGAGCTCAAGCGGATTGTCGATGACATCAACATCAAGCGCAAGGCGGTCTATGCCGAGCGCGCCCAGGCCCAGCATGCCACCGTGGAGGAATATGCCTTCACCACCGGCTGCAAGCTGGTGATGCAGACGCAGCCGGGCGAAAAGTATCAGACGCCGGACGGGAGCTGGCAGGTGAGGGGCGCAGGCGCTCCGGTGCGCGACAGCCGCTGCCCGGCGTAA
- a CDS encoding outer membrane protein — protein MRLVLFSLAASLAVAAPAMAQGETKDMGARFDVHTGGAWQDGQSLQGTVGATVGYDIATGGKSFVGLEESVDKVLTSQDRARFSTTARLGIRATPTDKVYGLAGYTYGTGPNGAHIGAGVEHSLGQQYFTKVEYRHTFNEDNARDSNAALVGVGLRF, from the coding sequence ATGCGTCTGGTTCTTTTCTCGCTCGCCGCGTCGCTGGCTGTTGCCGCGCCTGCCATGGCCCAGGGCGAAACCAAGGACATGGGGGCCCGTTTTGACGTTCACACCGGCGGTGCATGGCAGGATGGCCAATCCCTCCAGGGCACGGTGGGCGCGACCGTCGGTTATGACATCGCCACTGGCGGCAAGTCCTTCGTCGGCCTCGAAGAATCGGTCGACAAGGTGCTGACCAGCCAGGACCGCGCCCGCTTCAGCACCACCGCCCGCCTGGGTATTCGCGCCACGCCGACCGATAAGGTCTATGGCCTTGCCGGTTACACCTATGGCACCGGCCCCAACGGCGCGCACATCGGTGCGGGCGTCGAGCACAGCCTCGGCCAGCAGTATTTCACCAAGGTGGAATATCGCCACACCTTCAACGAAGATAACGCCCGTGACAGCAATGCCGCCCTGGTCGGCGTGGGGCTGCGCTTCTGA
- the purB gene encoding adenylosuccinate lyase, whose amino-acid sequence MVPRYARPAMTAIWEPEARYKIWFEIEAHATQKLGELGVVPASGPKALWDWWATNPTIDVAAIDAKEAILKHDVIAFLDWVAEQVGPEARFMHQGMTSSDVLDTTLSVQLAKAADILIEDIDALLAAIKRRAFEHKYTPTIGRSHGIHAEPTTFGKKLAEAYAEFTRNRARLVAAREDIATCAISGAVGTFANIDPSVEVYVAEQMGLSVEPVSTQVIPRDRHAMFFATLGVIASSIERLAVEIRHLQRTEVLEAEEYFSPGQKGSSAMPHKRNPVLTENLTGLARVVRSAVTPALENVALWHERDISHSSVERYIGPDATITLDFALARLTGVVDKLVIYPERMQKNLDRMGGLVHSQRVLLALTQAGLERDASYRLVQRNAMKVWESDGQLSLLELLKADPEVAAALTPQQLEDKFNLDYHFKAVDTIFDRVFGA is encoded by the coding sequence ATGGTACCCCGTTACGCCCGCCCCGCAATGACCGCGATCTGGGAGCCCGAAGCCCGCTACAAGATCTGGTTCGAGATCGAAGCCCATGCCACGCAAAAGCTGGGCGAGCTGGGCGTTGTGCCGGCCAGTGGCCCCAAGGCGCTGTGGGACTGGTGGGCGACCAATCCGACCATCGACGTTGCCGCGATCGATGCCAAGGAAGCCATCCTCAAGCATGACGTGATCGCGTTCCTCGACTGGGTTGCCGAACAGGTCGGCCCCGAGGCGCGCTTTATGCATCAGGGCATGACGTCTTCGGACGTGCTTGATACCACGCTCTCGGTGCAGTTGGCCAAGGCCGCCGACATCCTGATCGAGGACATTGACGCCCTGCTGGCCGCGATCAAGCGCCGCGCGTTTGAGCACAAGTATACGCCGACCATCGGCCGCAGCCACGGCATCCACGCCGAACCGACCACCTTCGGCAAGAAGCTGGCCGAGGCCTATGCCGAATTCACCCGCAACCGGGCGCGCCTTGTGGCTGCGCGTGAAGACATCGCCACCTGCGCGATCTCGGGCGCGGTCGGCACTTTCGCCAACATCGACCCCAGCGTCGAGGTCTATGTGGCCGAGCAGATGGGCTTGTCGGTCGAGCCCGTTTCCACGCAGGTCATCCCGCGCGACCGCCACGCAATGTTCTTTGCGACCCTTGGCGTCATCGCCTCGTCGATCGAACGCCTTGCCGTCGAAATCCGCCACCTTCAGCGCACCGAAGTTCTGGAAGCAGAGGAATATTTCTCGCCCGGCCAGAAGGGTTCGTCGGCGATGCCGCATAAGCGCAACCCGGTGCTGACCGAAAACCTGACGGGTCTGGCCCGCGTGGTGCGCAGCGCTGTCACGCCGGCGCTGGAAAACGTGGCACTTTGGCACGAGCGCGACATTTCGCACTCCTCGGTCGAACGTTACATCGGCCCGGATGCGACGATCACGCTCGACTTTGCCCTCGCCCGCCTGACCGGCGTGGTCGACAAGCTGGTGATCTATCCGGAACGCATGCAGAAGAACCTCGACCGCATGGGCGGTCTGGTCCATTCGCAGCGCGTGCTGCTGGCCCTGACGCAGGCGGGCCTTGAGCGCGACGCTTCGTATCGTCTGGTTCAGCGCAACGCGATGAAGGTCTGGGAAAGCGACGGCCAGCTTTCCTTGCTCGAACTGCTGAAAGCGGACCCCGAAGTGGCAGCGGCCCTCACCCCGCAGCAGTTGGAAGACAAGTTCAACCTCGACTATCACTTCAAGGCCGTCGATACGATCTTTGATCGCGTGTTCGGCGCCTGA
- a CDS encoding LapA family protein — translation MTLQILRTALWILMAVLISSFVAINWQKTSINLWPLENGYLHVDWPVGLIALAAIAVGMVPIWLVAKARIWRLKRRIAGLENTLRAATPTPPIATATQLDAAAQEN, via the coding sequence ATGACCTTGCAGATCTTACGCACCGCGCTCTGGATCCTGATGGCTGTGCTGATCTCGTCCTTTGTGGCGATCAACTGGCAAAAGACCTCGATCAATTTATGGCCGCTCGAAAACGGCTATCTGCATGTGGATTGGCCGGTGGGGCTGATTGCGCTGGCGGCGATTGCGGTGGGCATGGTGCCGATCTGGCTGGTGGCCAAGGCGCGGATCTGGCGGTTGAAGCGCCGGATCGCGGGGCTGGAAAACACGCTGCGCGCCGCCACCCCCACGCCGCCGATCGCCACGGCCACCCAGCTTGACGCTGCCGCCCAAGAGAATTGA
- the trpB gene encoding tryptophan synthase subunit beta, with protein MNTATIPNSPLPNSLRTQPDERGHFGQFGGRYVAETLMPLILDLEREYKAAKADPAFKEEFDDLMKHFVGRPSPLYFAPRMTEHFRAMAAEQGKPENGAQIWFKREELNHTGAHKINNCIGQILLAIRMGKTKIIAETGAGQHGVATATVCARFGLPCTIFMGATDVARQQPNVFRMKLLGAEVVPVTSGAATLKDAMNEALRHWVAHVHDTFYIIGTAAGPHPYPELVRDFQSVIGTEARAQLLERTGRLPDLLIAAVGGGSNAIGLFHPFLDDTDVQMIGVEAGGHGLDKEHAASLTGGKPGILHGNKTYLLQDEDGQITEAHSISAGLDYPGIGPEHSWLHEIGRVRYLPVTDDEAMEAFQLCCQLEGIIPALESAHALAALDEVAPKMGKDQIIIVNVSGRGDKDIFTVAEKLGVKL; from the coding sequence ATGAACACCGCCACCATCCCCAATTCGCCCCTGCCTAATTCATTGCGCACGCAACCCGATGAACGCGGCCATTTCGGCCAGTTCGGCGGGCGCTATGTGGCTGAAACCCTGATGCCGCTGATCCTCGATCTGGAGCGCGAGTATAAGGCCGCCAAGGCCGATCCCGCGTTCAAGGAAGAATTCGACGATCTGATGAAGCATTTCGTGGGCCGCCCCAGCCCGCTCTATTTCGCGCCGCGCATGACGGAACATTTCCGCGCGATGGCCGCCGAGCAGGGCAAGCCGGAAAACGGCGCACAGATCTGGTTCAAGCGCGAGGAATTGAACCACACCGGCGCGCACAAGATCAACAATTGCATCGGCCAGATCCTGCTGGCCATCCGCATGGGCAAGACCAAGATCATCGCCGAAACCGGCGCGGGACAGCATGGCGTGGCCACCGCCACGGTCTGCGCGCGCTTTGGCCTGCCATGCACGATCTTCATGGGCGCGACCGACGTGGCTCGCCAACAGCCCAACGTGTTCCGCATGAAGCTGCTGGGCGCCGAGGTGGTGCCCGTCACCAGCGGCGCGGCGACGCTGAAAGATGCGATGAACGAGGCACTGCGCCACTGGGTCGCGCATGTGCATGACACGTTTTACATCATCGGCACGGCGGCGGGCCCGCACCCCTACCCCGAACTGGTCCGCGATTTTCAGAGCGTGATCGGCACCGAGGCGCGCGCGCAATTGCTCGAACGCACCGGGCGCCTGCCCGACCTGCTGATCGCGGCGGTGGGCGGCGGGTCGAACGCCATCGGCCTGTTCCACCCCTTCCTTGACGACACCGACGTACAGATGATCGGCGTAGAGGCAGGCGGCCATGGGCTGGACAAGGAACATGCCGCTTCGCTGACGGGCGGCAAGCCGGGCATCCTGCATGGCAACAAGACCTATCTGCTGCAGGACGAGGACGGCCAGATCACCGAGGCCCACTCGATCAGCGCCGGTCTGGACTATCCCGGCATCGGGCCCGAGCATAGCTGGCTGCACGAGATCGGCCGCGTGCGCTATCTGCCCGTCACCGATGATGAGGCGATGGAAGCGTTTCAGCTGTGCTGCCAATTGGAAGGCATCATCCCGGCGCTCGAATCGGCCCATGCCCTTGCCGCACTGGACGAAGTGGCGCCCAAGATGGGCAAGGACCAGATCATCATCGTCAATGTCTCCGGCCGCGGCGACAAGGACATTTTCACCGTGGCGGAAAAGCTGGGCGTGAAATTGTGA
- a CDS encoding intermembrane phospholipid transport protein YdbH family protein — translation MDDLPTDAEVTPPARGRSRLRASRGRQLALAGAGLVALGLGMVWADRLSIADAVLRRELVRLGLAANYKVVELDTRHAVLTDVVVGDPAHPDAVIPRVEVWAGVVGFTPAISRVDLTSPRLFAAMRNGQISFGALDKFMQGGGKASGLPTMDLRISDGVMALSTPAGGVGAVVSGRGNLAGGFGGALAVSAPHLRGGGCAGGGRLIGRIAVRGGAPMLDGTAYLLPASCGAVRLGASQIGVKGKLAPLLDGGDVDLALRTGALDMPGARIGAITGPLRLALRDSAVNAMGRVAAHDLAITGLAAKEVGIEGRLRAPLTMARMDGDGTISGRGVVPDKTSYAALAKARRGAAGTLAEPLIARIESSLRKETPGSRLDGRFNLHASEGRVSFVAPLLRLIGQSGMPLLDGDRLTLVKNAGAKPSFTGSLRTAAPGLPRILAEIPKKGGPIRLSMAEYRADNGAALALPRIEIVAKGSEIRWRGEAVASGALAPGVKVAGLRLPLDGVGGAQGARLWASCVPISFAGLEANGLNLSAGKVAACPLSGPVLVLDRGGWRAGVRLAGLDLNGRMGDSPLRLNSGAVELRAGAGRDAGLSAQNVAVQLGRPGEGTSLKLASVTAQMGPGAAGEFKGLEGSLAAVPLLIQNGAGQWRYADGTLALSDVAVQVSDAVKPDRFAPLVAHNASLTMKNGVIRADALLREPKGDRQIVQVAITHDLAGAKGFADLTVDGLTFDAKLQPDQLTALALGTIANAAGRFDGTGRIDWADGKVTSRGRITTQSFDFAGLAGPVKGVAGTVEFTDLLGLVSAPHQTLRIGSINPGIEATDGKVRFTMHPGYLLEIEDARWPFLDGEMEMRPTTLQLGGAAVRRFELGLSGVNAAKLITHMEVSNLAATGLFDGRIPLIFDQNGGRVSGGELISRPGGGSVSYVGELSYRDLSPMANYAFRTLRDVQFREMRIGLDGDLGGEVVTRVSMKGLSQGKGASKNFLTRQIAKLPLQFNVNVRAPFYQLIGSLRSLYDSNYIGDPRDKGLTLPSMRIMPTQNPLPKTATIQPSVSEHRP, via the coding sequence ATGGATGATTTGCCCACCGATGCCGAAGTGACACCTCCTGCGCGCGGGCGCAGCCGCTTGCGCGCCTCGCGCGGGCGGCAACTGGCGCTGGCCGGGGCGGGGCTGGTGGCGCTGGGTCTGGGGATGGTCTGGGCCGACCGGCTTTCGATTGCCGATGCGGTGCTGCGGCGCGAATTGGTGCGGCTGGGGCTGGCGGCCAATTACAAGGTGGTCGAACTGGATACGCGCCATGCGGTGCTGACCGATGTGGTGGTGGGCGATCCGGCGCATCCCGATGCCGTGATCCCCCGCGTCGAGGTCTGGGCGGGCGTGGTCGGTTTCACGCCTGCGATTTCGCGGGTCGATCTGACCTCGCCGCGCCTGTTTGCCGCGATGAGGAATGGCCAGATCAGCTTTGGCGCGCTCGACAAGTTTATGCAGGGCGGCGGCAAGGCTTCGGGCCTGCCCACCATGGATTTGCGGATCAGCGATGGCGTCATGGCTCTGTCTACGCCTGCGGGCGGGGTGGGGGCGGTGGTGTCGGGCCGGGGCAATCTGGCGGGCGGTTTCGGCGGCGCGCTGGCGGTGTCGGCGCCGCATCTGCGCGGCGGGGGTTGCGCGGGCGGTGGGCGGCTGATCGGGCGGATCGCCGTGCGGGGCGGGGCGCCGATGCTGGATGGCACGGCCTATCTGCTGCCTGCTTCCTGCGGCGCGGTCCGGCTGGGCGCCTCGCAAATCGGGGTCAAGGGCAAGCTGGCCCCCTTGCTCGACGGCGGCGATGTTGATCTGGCGCTGCGAACCGGGGCGCTGGATATGCCGGGCGCGCGGATCGGGGCAATCACAGGGCCTTTGCGGTTGGCGCTGCGCGATTCGGCGGTCAATGCGATGGGCCGCGTGGCCGCGCATGATCTGGCGATCACCGGGTTGGCGGCGAAGGAAGTGGGCATTGAGGGGCGGTTGCGCGCACCTTTGACCATGGCGCGGATGGATGGCGACGGCACGATTTCGGGCCGGGGCGTCGTCCCCGACAAGACCAGCTATGCCGCCTTGGCCAAGGCGCGGCGCGGCGCGGCGGGCACGCTGGCCGAGCCGCTGATCGCGCGGATCGAATCGAGCCTGCGCAAGGAAACGCCGGGCAGCCGGCTTGACGGCCGCTTCAACCTGCATGCCAGCGAGGGGCGGGTCAGTTTCGTGGCGCCGCTGCTGCGGCTGATCGGGCAATCGGGCATGCCGCTGCTTGATGGTGATCGGCTCACGCTGGTCAAAAACGCCGGGGCCAAACCCTCGTTTACGGGTTCCTTGCGGACGGCCGCGCCCGGCCTGCCACGCATTCTGGCCGAGATCCCCAAAAAGGGCGGGCCGATCCGACTGAGCATGGCCGAATATCGCGCCGACAATGGCGCGGCGCTGGCGTTGCCCCGGATAGAGATTGTGGCCAAGGGCAGCGAGATCCGCTGGCGGGGTGAGGCTGTGGCCTCGGGGGCGCTGGCGCCGGGGGTGAAGGTGGCGGGTCTGCGCCTGCCGCTTGATGGCGTGGGCGGCGCGCAGGGCGCGCGATTGTGGGCCTCCTGCGTGCCGATCAGTTTTGCCGGGCTGGAGGCCAATGGGCTCAATCTGAGCGCGGGCAAGGTCGCGGCCTGTCCTTTGTCGGGGCCTGTGTTGGTGCTGGATCGGGGCGGATGGCGCGCGGGGGTTCGGCTGGCGGGGCTGGATTTGAACGGGCGGATGGGCGATTCGCCCTTGCGGCTGAACAGCGGCGCGGTGGAATTGCGCGCCGGGGCCGGGCGTGATGCAGGCCTGAGCGCGCAGAATGTCGCGGTGCAATTGGGCAGGCCGGGCGAGGGCACGAGCCTCAAGCTGGCCTCGGTGACGGCGCAGATGGGCCCAGGCGCTGCGGGTGAGTTCAAGGGGCTGGAAGGATCGCTGGCCGCCGTGCCGCTGCTGATCCAGAACGGCGCGGGGCAATGGCGCTATGCCGATGGCACGCTGGCGTTGAGCGATGTGGCGGTGCAGGTGAGTGACGCGGTCAAGCCGGACCGCTTTGCCCCGTTGGTTGCGCATAACGCCAGTCTGACCATGAAAAACGGGGTGATTCGCGCCGACGCCTTGCTGCGTGAACCCAAGGGTGACCGCCAGATCGTGCAGGTGGCGATCACACATGATCTGGCCGGGGCCAAGGGCTTTGCCGATCTGACGGTGGATGGGTTGACCTTTGATGCCAAGTTGCAGCCGGACCAATTGACGGCGCTGGCGCTGGGCACGATTGCCAATGCGGCGGGGCGATTCGACGGCACGGGGCGGATCGACTGGGCCGACGGCAAGGTGACAAGCCGCGGCAGGATTACCACGCAGAGCTTTGACTTTGCCGGACTTGCCGGGCCGGTGAAGGGTGTGGCCGGGACGGTGGAGTTCACGGACCTCCTTGGTTTGGTCAGTGCGCCGCATCAGACGCTGCGCATCGGTTCGATCAATCCGGGCATCGAGGCCACCGACGGCAAGGTGCGCTTTACGATGCATCCGGGCTATCTGCTGGAAATCGAGGATGCGCGCTGGCCTTTCCTTGATGGCGAGATGGAGATGCGGCCGACCACGCTGCAATTGGGCGGTGCGGCGGTGCGCCGATTCGAATTGGGCCTGTCGGGGGTCAATGCGGCAAAGCTGATCACGCATATGGAAGTGTCGAATCTGGCGGCGACGGGCCTGTTCGATGGGCGCATACCCTTGATTTTCGATCAGAATGGCGGGCGCGTATCGGGCGGCGAACTGATCTCGCGGCCCGGCGGCGGATCGGTTTCCTATGTGGGCGAACTGAGCTATCGCGACCTCTCGCCCATGGCCAATTATGCCTTCCGCACTTTGCGCGATGTACAGTTCCGCGAAATGCGAATCGGCCTCGACGGCGATCTGGGCGGCGAGGTGGTGACGCGTGTGTCGATGAAGGGCCTGAGCCAGGGCAAGGGCGCGTCGAAGAATTTCCTGACCCGCCAGATCGCCAAATTGCCCCTGCAATTCAATGTGAACGTCCGGGCGCCCTTCTATCAATTGATCGGTTCGCTGCGTTCGCTCTACGATTCGAATTACATCGGCGATCCGCGCGACAAGGGTCTGACCCTGCCTTCGATGCGGATTATGCCGACGCAGAATCCTCTGCCCAAAACCGCAACCATTCAGCCTTCAGTCAGCGAGCATCGTCCATGA